The proteins below come from a single Aegilops tauschii subsp. strangulata cultivar AL8/78 chromosome 6, Aet v6.0, whole genome shotgun sequence genomic window:
- the LOC109770916 gene encoding heparanase-like protein 3, producing MAAGLLLPQAARLCFCVWAVAVLSLAGSSAAVNGTSAGAAGAVGEAVVVDARAAVAETDSAFVCATLDWWPPEKCDYGTCAWGRAGLLNLDLSSKILQNAVKAFSPLRLRLGGSLQDLVVYGTGDTGAPCSPFTKNTSAMFGFTQGCLPMHRWDELNAFFQKSGAQIVFGLNALNGRVPMPDGSMGGPWDYTNAASFIHYTVSKGYDIYGWELGNELSGSGVGTRVGADQYAADVINLNQVVDKAYQGSKPLVIAPGGFFDAGWFTELVAKTKPNQMDVITHHIYNLGPGVDTHLVEKILNPSYLDNMVSTFSNLQGILKSAGTSTTAWVGEAGGAYNSGHHLVTDAFVFSFWYLDQLGMSAKYDTKSYCRQTLVGGNYGLLNTTTFEPNPDYYSALLWHRLMGTKVLSTTFNGTNKIRAYTHCAKDSQGITLLLINLSGNNTNHIYVTSEGAQEVTHPHVAKEHTRSIPKLGETAGLARQEYHLTAKDGNLQSQHMLLNGNVLATGANGAIPKLEPVQVEGTEPITVAPYSIVFAHIPGFYAPACR from the exons ATGGCGGCGGGACTGCTGCTGCCGCAGGCGGCCAGGCTCTGCTTCTGCGTCTGGGCCGTGGCCGTCCTCTCGCTCGCCGGCTCCTCGGCCGCCGTGAACGGCACGAGCGCCGGTGCAGCAGGCGCGGTCGGCGAGGCGGTGGTGGTGGACGCGCGGGCCGCCGTGGCGGAGACGGACTCGGCGTTCGTGTGCGCGACATTGGACTGGTGGCCGCCGGAGAAGTGCGACTACGGCACCTGCGCCTGGGGCCGCGCCGGCCTCCTCAACCTG GACCTGTCCAGCAAGATCCTGCAGAACGCCGTGAAAG CCTTCTCCCCTCTCCGGCTCCGGCTCGGCGGCTCCCTGCAGGACCTGGTGGTCTATGGCACCGGCGACACCGGTGCGCCCTGCTCCCCCTTCACCAAGAACACATCGGCCATGTTCGGGTTCACGCAGGGCTGCCTGCCCATGCACCGGTGGGACGAGCTCAATGCCTTCTTCCAGAAATCCGG CGCACAGATTGTCTTTGGGCTGAATGCGCTGAATGGCCGGGTCCCAATGCCTGATGGCTCCATGGGAGGGCCATGGGATTACACCAATGCTGCCTCTTTCATCCACTACACCGTCAGCAAGGGATATGATATCTATGGCTGGGAGCTTG GAAACGAACTCAGTGGCAGTGGAGTTGGGACTCGGGTCGGTGCAGATCAGTATGCCGCGGATGTGATCAACCTGAACCAAGTCGTTGACAAAGCCTACCAAGGATCGAAACCGCTGGTGATCGCGCCGGGAGGCTTCTTCGACGCGGGTTGGTTCACCGAGCTCGTAGCCAAAACAAAGCCGAACCAGATGGATGTGATCACTCACCATATCTACAATTTAGGCCCCG GTGTTGACACGCATCTGGTTGAGAAAATTCTCAACCCCTCTTACCTCGATAATATGGTAAGCACGTTCAGCAATCTTCAGGGGATTCTGAAGTCCGCTGGGACATCCACCACCGCGTGGGTCGGCGAAGCTGGAGGGGCTTACAACAGTGGCCACCACCTTGTAACTGATGCATTTGTGTTCAGTTTCTG GTACCTGGATCAGCTCGGGATGTCCGCAAAGTACGACACAAAGAGTTATTGCAGGCAAACCTTGGTTGGAGGGAATTATGGCCTGCTCAACACAACAACATTTGAACCAAATCCTGATTACTACAG TGCTCTGCTATGGCATCGCCTCATGGGAACCAAGGTTCTCTCCACGACATTCAACGGCACAAACAAGATCCGTGCTTATACACATTGCGCAAAAGATTCG CAAGGGATCACCCTACTCCTGATCAACCTCAGTGGCAACAACACAAACCATATCTATGTGACCAGCGAGGGTGCACAAGAGGTCACGCATCCCCACGTCGCAAAGGAGCACACAAGGTCCATTCCGAAGCTCGGCGAAACAGCTGGGCTCGCAAGACAGGAATACCACCTCACAGCCAAAGATGGGAACCTGCAGAGCCAACATATGCTGCTCAATGGCAATGTGCTGGCCACTGGTGCCAATGGCGCCATCCCCAAGCTGGAGCCTGTGCAGGTTGAGGGAACAGAGCCCATAACCGTGGCCCCTTACTCCATTGTCTTTGCTCATATTCCAGGCTTTTATGCTCCTGCCTGTAGGTAG
- the LOC109770928 gene encoding BTB/POZ and MATH domain-containing protein 2-like, whose amino-acid sequence MLVFLQSMTRGDPVSSRPSLQRKGSHLLCFLCSPFTAAQRKNPHPEQRRPNPPSRPAMPSGGKPRRSASAIFADTASGHHLLTVHGYSRTKGVPTGERVKSRPFAIGGHRWRIDYYPNGVRAEVADYVSLSLMLDEDEDVAAAPAVKAQYDIRLAGEAEEEEEGAALASASVDDFTPGRGWVYTTFVSREELEGSEHLRNDSFTVRCDIVVVRDYRAEDAAVAFVSVPQCDLRRDLAGLLETEKGADVVFEVGGETVAAHRCVLAARSSVFAAELFGPMKGGNADAGVVVRVEDMKPEVFKALLRFAYSGLLPETRKEDQDVTCQHLLVAADRYGMRRLKLICEEKLCECINVGSAAIVLALAEQHRCEGLKKACFDFLAAPANLRAVVATEGFQHLSRSCPSLMAEVITMSLGIS is encoded by the coding sequence ATGTTGGTTTTCTTACAGTCTATGACACGTGGGGACCCGGTGAGCTCCAGGCCAAGCTTACAACGGAAGGGAAGCCACCTGCTCTGCTTCCTCTGTTCCCCATTCACCGCGGCGCAGCGCAAAAACCCTCACCCAGAGCAGCGGCGACCAAATCCGCCGAGCAGACCGGCAATGCCGTCCGGCGGCAAGCCGCGGAGGTCCGCGTCCGCCATCTTCGCCGACACGGCGAGCGGGCACCACCTCCTCACCGTCCACGGCTACTCCCGCACCAAGGGCGTTCCCACCGGGGAGCGCGTCAAGTCGCGCCCTTTCGCCATcggcggccaccgctggcgcatCGACTACTACCCCAACGGCGTGCGCGCGGAGGTCGCCGACTACGTGTCCCTCTCCCTGATGCtcgacgaggacgaggacgtcgcggcggcgccggcggtgaAGGCCCAGTACGACATCCGCCTCGccggcgaggcggaggaggaggaggagggggcggcgctgGCGTCGGCGTCGGTTGACGACTTCACCCCCGGGAGGGGATGGGTGTACACCACGTTCGTCTCCAGGGAGGAGCTGGAGGGCTCCGAGCATCTCAGGAACGACTCCTTCACCGTCCGGTGCGACATCGTCGTCGTCCGCGACTACCGCGCGGAGGACGCGGCGGTGGCATTCGTCTCCGTTCCCCAGTGCGACCTGCGCCGGGACCTCGCCGGGCTCCTCGAGACCGAGAAGGGCGCCGACGTGGTGTTCGAGGTCGGCGGCGAGACCGTCGCCGCGCACCGGTGCGTGCTCGCGGCCCGCTCCTCGGTCTTCGCCGCCGAGCTCTTCGGGCCGATGAAGGGGGGCAACGCCGACGCCGGCGTCGTCGTGCGCGTGGAAGACATGAAGCCGGAGGTGTTCAAGGCTCTGCTCCGCTTCGCGTACAGCGGCTTGCTGCCGGAGACGCGCAAGGAGGACCAAGACGTCACCTGCCAGCATCTGCTCGTCGCGGCGGACAGGTACGGCATGAGGCGGCTGAAGCTGATCTGCGAGGAGAAGCTCTGCGAGTGCATAAACGTTGGCTCGGCGGCGATCGTCTTGGCGCTGGCCGAGCAGCACCGTTGCGAGGGGCTGAAAAAGGCGTGCTTCGATTTCCTcgccgctccggcgaacctgAGGGCGGTCGTGGCCACCGAAGGCTTCCAGCATCTGAGCAGGAGCTGCCCTTCTCTTATGGCCGAGGTGATCACCATGTCCTTGGGCATTAGTTAG